Within Streptomyces sp. SS1-1, the genomic segment TCGTCGACGGCGAGGACGTGAGCGGCATCGACCCGCGGCTCCTCGCCCGTACCGTCGGCCTGGTCCCGCAGAAGCCGTACCTGTTCGCGGGCACGGTGGCGACGAACCTGCGCTACGGCAATCCGGACGCCACGGACGACGAGCTGTGGCACGCGCTGGAGGTGGCGCAGGCCAGGGAGTTCGTGGAACGCCTGGAGGGCGGGCTCGACGCGCCGGTCGCCCAGGGCGGCACGAACGTCTCCGGCGGGCAGCGGCAGCGCCTCGCGATCGCGCGGACGCTGGTGCAGCGCCCGGAGATCTACCTGTTCGACGACTCCTTCTCCGCCCTCGACTACGCCACGGACGCCGCGCTGCGCTCGGCGCTGTCGCGGGAGACCGCCGAGGCGACCGTCGTCATCGTCGCCCAGCGGGTGTCGACGATCCGGGACGCGGACCGGATCGTCGTGCTCGACGAGGGGCAGGTCGTCGGCACCGGCCGGCACCACGAGCTGATGGCGGACAACGAGACGTACCGGGAGATCGTGCTCTCCCAGCTGACGGAAGCGGAGGCCGCCTGATGGCCGGGCCCATGGGACGGATGATGGCCGGCGGCGGTCCCGACCAGCGGTCGCTGGACTTCAAGGTGTCGGGCCGCAGGCTCGTCGCCCTGTTCAAGCCGGAGCGGCTGACCATCTGGACGCTGCTGGCGTGCGTCGTGGTCAGCGTCGGTCTGTCGGTCGCCGGGCCGAAGATCCTCGGCCGGGCCACCGACCTGGTCTTCGCGGGCATCGTGGGGCGGCAGTTCGAGCCCGGGATGACCAAGGAGCAGGTCCTCGCGGCGATGCGGGAGCGCGGTGACGGCCGGATCGCCGACATGCTGCGCAGCACCGACTTCACGCCGGGTCAAGGCATCGACTTCACGGCCGTGGGGAACGTGCTGCTGGTCGCGCTGGCCGTGTTCGGCGCCGCGGGTCTGCTGATGGCGGTGGCGACGCGGCTGGTGAACCGGGCCGTGAACCGGACGATGTACCGGATGCGCGAGGACGTGCAGACGAAGCTGTCGCGGCTGCCGCTGTCGTACTTCGACAAGCGGCAGCGCGGTGAGGTGCTGTCACGGGCGACCAACGACATCGACAACATCGGGCAGACGCTCCAGCAGTCGATGGGGCAGCTGATCAACTCGGTGCTGACCATCATCGGCGTGCTGGCCGTGATGTTCTGGGTGTCGTGGCTGCTGGCGCTGGTCGCGCTGGTGACCGTGCCGCTGTCGTTCGTCGTGGCCACCCGGGTGGGCAAGCGCTCGCAGCCGCACTTCGTGCAGCAGTGGCGGACCACCGGCAAGCTGAACGCGCACGTCGAGGAGATGTACACCGGGCACACGCTGGTCAAGGTGTTCGGCCGGCAGGAGGAGTCGGCGCGGCAGTTCGCCGAGCAGAACGAGGCGCTGTACGAGGCCGGGTTCAAGGCGCAGTTCAACAGCGGGATCATGCAGCCGCTGATGCTGTTCGTGTCGAACCTCAACTATGTGCTGGTCGCGGTGGTCGGCGGGCTGCGGGTGGCGTCGGGCGCGCTGTCCATCGGTGACGTGCAGGCGTTCATCCAGTACTCGCGGCAGTTCTCGATGCCGCTGACGCAGGTCGCGTCGATGGCGAACCTCGTGCAGTCCGGTGTGGCGTCCGCCGAGCGGATCTTCGAACTGCTGGACGCCGAGGAGCAGTCGGCGGACCCGGTGCCGGGGGTGCGGCCGGAGGAGCTGCGCGGCCGGGTGGCGCTGGAGAAGGTGTCGTTCCGGTACGAGCCGGAGAAGCCGCTGATCGAGGACCTGTCGCTGACGGTGGAGCCCGGCCACACGGTCGCCATCGTCGGCCCGACCGGCGCCGGGAAGACGACGCTGGTCAACCTGCTGATGCGGTTCTACGACGTGTCGTCGGGGCGCATCACGCTCGACGGCGTCGACATCGCGCGGATGTCCCGGGACGAACTGCGGTCCGGGATCGGCATGGTGCTCCAGGACACCTGGCTGTTCGGCGGCACCATCGCGGACAACATCGCGTACGGGGCGGCCCGGGACGTCACCCGGGGGGAGATCGAGGAGGCGGCGCGGGCCGCGCACGCCGACCGGTTCATCCGTACGCTGCCCGACGGGTACGACACGGTGATCGACGACGAGGGGTCGGGGGTCAGCGCGGGCGAGAAGCAGCTGATCACGATCGCGCGGGCGTTCCTGTCGGACCCCGTCATCCTGGTGCTGGACGAGGCGACGTCGTCGGTCGACACCCGGACCGAGGTGCTGATCCAGAAGGCGATGGCCAAACTGGCGCACGGGCGGACGTCGTTCGTCATCGCGCACCGGCTGTCGACGATCCGGGACGCGGACACCATCCTCGTCATGGAGAACGGCGCGATCGTCGAACAGGGCGCGCACGCCGAGCTGCTGGCGGCTGACGGGGCCTACGCGCGCCTGTACAAGGCGCAGTTCGCGCAGGCCGTGGCCGAAGTGGACTGAGGAACGGTCGCGGGGGCCGCTCGCCTGGTGTGAGCGGCCCCTTCTCAGTCGAGATAGCCGCGCAGCTGGTCGGCGAAGGCGTGGTCGCGCAGCTTGTTGAGGGTCTTGGACTCGATCTGGCGGATGCGTTCGCGGGTCACGCCGAAGATGCGGCCTATCTCCTCCAGGGTGCGCGGGCGGCCGTCCGCGAGCCCGTACCGCAGTTGCACGACCTTGCGTTCGCGCTCCCCCAGCGTCGACAGGACCGCCTCGAGATGTTCGCGCAGCAGCAGGAACGCCGCCGACTCCACCGGCGAGGTGGCGTCGCCGTCCTCGATGAGGTCGCCGAGGGCGACGTCCTCCTCCTCGCCCACCGGGGCGTGCAGGGAGACGGGCTCCTGCGCGAGGCGCAGCACCTCGCTGACCCGCTCGGGCGGCAGGTCGAGGTGGGCGGCGACCTCCTCCGGCGTCGGCTCGTAGCCGCGTTCCTGGAGCATGCGGCGCTGGACGCGGACGACCCGGTTGATCAGCTCGACGACGTGCACGGGCACGCGGATGGTGCGGGCCTGGTCGGCGAGGGCCCGGGACATGGCCTGCCGTATCCACCAGGTGGCGTACGTGGAGAACTTGTAGCCGCGGGCGTAGTCGAACTTCTCGACGGCCCGGATCAGTCCGAGGTTGCCCTCCTGGACGAGGTCGAGCATGGTCAGGCCGCGTCCCACGTACCGTTTGGCGACGGACACGACGAGCCGCAGATTGGCCTCGATGAGCCGCCGTTTGGCCATCCGGCCCAGGACGACGAGCCGGTCCAGGTCCTGGGCGAGCCGGCTCTCCAGGTCGGGGGTGCGGGCGAGTTTCTCCTCCGCGAACAGGCCGGCCTCGACCCGGCGGGCCAGCTCGACCTCCTCGGCGGCGGTGAGCAGCGGGATCCGCCCGATCTCCCGCAGGTACTGGCGGAACAGGTCGGAGGTGGGGCCCGCCGTGTCGGGGCGGACCCGGGCCGGGAGCGGCGCCTCGACCGGCTCGGTGGCCTCGTCCAGCGCCTCCGCGGGCGGGTCCGGCGGCTCGGGCGGGGCCTGCGGCTCCGACTCCGGGTGGTGCGCGACGCGGCTCTGCGGGGGGACCGCGGCGAGCACGTCGTCGTCCGCGTCCGGCGCCGCGCCGTCCGGGCGGGTGTCGGTCTCGGCGAGGGTCTGGGTCTGCACGGGGGCGACCTCCAGGGTGATCGCTGCCGAGGCGTACGGCAGCGCTGCTTCGAGGGCGGAGTCGGCGGCCTCGCCGCTGTCCGTCCCGTACGCGATGAGCGGAACCGCGGGGGTGTGGGATCCGTGGGGGACGGACCGGCCGCGCTCCGAGGACTCAGGCACCGCCCCCCAGTGTGGGGTACGACACATCGCCGCCACGAGGGGCGTGCGGTGACTTTTTGCGATCGGGCCGTGACCACGGGGTGATGTCGGCGGGGAAACCCGGATGCCCGTGCGCGGCGGGGTCTGACACGATGCGGCGGTGTCCGGATCCCTGTACGAGACCCATGTGACGGTGGCCTGCGCCGACGCGGCCGCGTCCGGGCGGCTGCGCCGCTGGGCGGCCGCCGCGGGTCTGAAGCTGACCTGTATCGAACTGGCCCGCGGCCGGGTGCCGTCGCAGCCGATGCTCACGCTGACCGGTGCGCCCTCGTGGGCCGCGGCGGCGGCCGGCGCCGAGGAGGTGGCGGCGCGGCTGCGGGCGGGCGGGTTCAGCCCGGTGCGTGTGAAGGTCGAGTCGGCGCCCTGGGCTCCGGAGGTGCCGGCCGGGCCGTGCGGCGGCGGGCAGTACTTCGAGCACCATGTGAAGCTGCGGCTGCCCGCGGACACGGATCTCGGGGCCCTGGCCGACCGGGTGGTGCCGTACGGCGCGCATCTGTCGTGGAACCCGCGCCGGGTGGTCGGCGCCCGGCACGAGCGGTTCGTGACGCAGCGGTGCCGCGGGGTGGACGCCGCCGGCGCCGGACGCGCCCTGGAGGGGCTGCTGGCCGGACTGGCAGGTCTCGACGTGGTGGACGTGGAGCGGGAGTTCGTGCTGTACGACAGCGATCTGTCCGTGGACGACGGATGGATCGACGGGTGGATCGACGGACCGGCCGGGGAGACCTCCGGCGCGCGGGCCGGGGGCGTCATGACGCGGGAGAGGCGGCGATGAGCGGGTCCTGGCGGAAGTGGAGCCTGTGGCGCGAGATGCCCCGCGAGGAGCTGGACGACGCCACGCGGCGCGCGAAGGACCTGCCGCTGACGCTGCGGACGGTGCCCGGCGAGGACGTGTCGCAGCGCCTGGTGTTCGACCCGAGCATGAAGCAGCACTACAACGCGTACCGCGCCACCGACCCCGCGTTCGCCGACCCCGACCGCACGGACGCCTGGCGGGCGGCCCGGCGCCGGGCGCTGGACCTGGTCCTCGACGCGATCGCCGGGTCGGAGTGGGCCGACGCGCTGGTGCTGCGCGGCAGCGTGCTGATGTCCGTCTGGTTCGGCGAGGCCGCCCGGGAGCCCGGCGACCTCGACTTCGTCGTCGTGCCGGAGACCTGGCGGATGGAGGAGGAGCGCACCGCGCGGATGCTCGACGGGATCGCGCGGGCCGCCGGGGAGGCGTCCGGGGACGGCGTGCGGGTGTCGGCCGAGGGCGCCGTCGTGGAGGACATCTGGACCTACGAGCGGGTGCCGGGCCGCCGGATGGTCCTGCCGTGGAGCGCGCCGGGGCTTCCGGAGGGGCACGTCCAGCTCGACTTCGTCTTCAACGAGCGGCTGCCCGAGCCGCCCGAGCCCGTGGAGCTGCCGGGGGGTGCCGTCCTCTGGGCGGCCACGCCCGCGCTGTCGCTGGCCTGGAAGATGATGTGGCTGATCAACGACATGCACGCGCAGGGCAAGGACCTGTACGACGCGGTGCTGCTCGCCGAGCGGCACCCGCTGCCGTACGAGCTGCTGCACGAGGTGTTCCGGCTCTCGGGCGAGTGGCCCTACCCGTACCAGGAGTACGTCGGCTTCGGCAACGTCGTGGAGGCGCTCGGGTTCGTCGAGTGGCGGCACTTCGTCACCGAGTATCCGCAGTACGCGGACGACGAGCAGGCGTTCGTGGACCGGCTGGTCCGGGCGGTGGCGCCGACGTTCGAGGGCCGGTCAGAGGGCGGCGGCCCCGTGGGCGCGTAGCGCCTGGTCGTACTGCTGGAGGACCCACAGCTCGTTCTGCACGGCGGCGAGCTGCGCCGGGTCGCCGCCCGCGCCGAGGCGGGTCAGCTGGCTCTGGATGTCGCGGACCCGGCGCTCGACGGCACGGCGGCGGACGGTGACGAGCTGTTCGCCCGCGTAGTTCTCGTCGACGGTCCTGCGCATGATCGCCTCGACGGCGAGCTCGGTGACCATCGCGCGGACCTGGTCGTCGGGGGCCGCGTCCCGGACCCGGACCAGGTACTCCTGCGGGTCCTGGATGCCGAACTCCGCGCCGCCCGCGTCCATGATCGCCTGGCGGACGGCGGCGTAGGGCGCGGCGGTGAACTCGTCGACGCCGTACGCGTCGAACGCCGGGGAGACCAGCTCGGGGCGCTGGAGGGCGAGCTTCAGCAGCTCGCGTTCGGTGGCGTAGACGGGGTTGCGCAGGGTGAGGGCCGGGCCGGTGGCGCGGGGGCGGGGCGCGGCGTCGTACGGCTGCTGCGGGCCGCGGGAGGACGGGGCCGGGCCGCGGCCGCCGCGCTCGCGGGCCCACCGGGCGAGCTGGGCGACCCGCTTGACCACGAACTGGGTGTCGAGGATGCCGAGCATGCCGGCGAGCTGGACGGCGACCTCGTGCTGGGCGCCGCTGTTCTTGATGCGGGCGACGATCGGGGCGGCCTCGTCGAGGGCCGCGGCGCGGCCCGCCGGGGTGTCCAGGTCGTAGCGGACGACGATCTGGCGCAGCGCGAACTCGAAGAGCGGGGTGCGTGGTTCGACCAGGTCGGCGACGGCGTCGTCGCCCTTGGCGAGGCGCAGCTCGCAGGGGTCCATGCCGTCGGGGGCGATCGCGATGTAGGTCTCGGCGGCGAACTTCTGGTCGTCCTCGAAGGCGCGCAGGGCCGCCTTCTGGCCGGCGGCGTCGCCGTCGAAGGTGAAGATCACGCGGGCCGAGCCGTTGTCCATCAGGAGCCGGCGCAGGATCTTGATGTGGTCGCCGCCGAAGGCGGTGCCGCAGGTCGCGATGGCCGTGGTGACCCCGGCGAGGTGGCAGGCCATGACGTCGGTGTAGCCCTCGACGACAACCGCGCGGGACGCCTTGGCGATGTCCTTCTTGGCGAGGTCGATGCCGTACAGGACCTGGGACTTCCGGTAGATCGCCGTGTCGGGGGTGTTGAGGTACTTCGGGCCGTTGTCCGCCTCGTAGAGCTTGCGGGCGCCGAAGCCGACGACGTCGCCGCCGATGTCGCGGATCGGCCACATCAGGCGGCCCCGGAAGCGGTCGATGGGGCCGCGGCGGCCCTCCTGGGCCAGGCCGGAGAGGATGATCTCCTTGTCGGTGAAGCCCTTGCCGCGCAGGAAGCGGGTGAGGTGGTCCCAGCCCTGCGGGCTGTAGCCGACGGAGAAGCGCTGGGCGGCGGCCTGGTCGAAGCCGCGCTCGGCGAGGAACTGGCGGCCGGTGTCGGCCTCCGGGCTGGTCGCGAGCTGCTCCATGTACCAGTCGGCGGCGATCTTGTGGGCCTCGACCAGGCGGATGCGCTCGCCGCGCTGGTGGGAGGGGTTGTAGCCGCCCTCCTCGTAGCGCAGGGTGATGCCGGCCTGGGCGGCGAGGCGCTCGACGGCCTCGGAGAAGGAGAGGTGGTCCACCTTCATCACGAAGGTGATGGTGTCGCCGCCCTCCTGGCAGCCGAAGCAGTGGAAGAGTCCCTTGCTGGGGCTGACCTGGAAGGACGGCGACTTCTCGTCGTGGAAGGGGCACAGCCCCTTCAGATTCCCGCCGCCGGCGTTGCGCAGCTGGAGGTACTCGGAGACGACGGCGTCGATCGGGACCGCGTCCCGTACCGCCTTCACGTCCTCGTCGTTGATCCGTCCTGCCACGCGTGAATTCTACGGGGCGGGACGGACACTCAAGGGATGAGGTCTTCGAGTGGAATGTGGGGGTTCGCCAGGTTCTCGGTGTCCACCTGGGCCTTGGAGCGGATCAGTTTCTGGATGGGTTCGGTCACGTCCCACACGTTCACGTTCATTCCGGCGAGCACCCGGCCCTCCTTCACCCAGAAGGCGATGAACTCGCGCTTGCCGGCGTCGCCGCGGATCACGACCTGGTCGTACGAGCCCGCGGGCGCCCATCCGCTGTACTCCATGCCCAGGTCGTACTGGTCGGAGAAGAAGTAGGGCACGCGGTCGTAGGTGACGTCCCGGCCGAGCATCGCGCGGGCCGCGGCGGGGCCGCCGTTGAGCGCGTTGGCCCAGTGCTCCACCCGCAGCCGGGTGTCGAACAGGGCGTGCGGGAAGGAGGCCACGTCTCCGGCCGCGTAGATGTCGGGGTCGGAGGTGCGCAGCCGTTCGTCGACCACGACCCCGCGGCCGTGCGCGGCGTCGGCGATCTCCAGGCCGGCGGCCTCGGCGAGGGCGGTGCGCGGGGCGGCGCCGATGGCCGCGAGGACGTCGTGCGCCGGGTGCTCCTCACCGTCGTCGGTGCGGGCGGCCAGCACCATGCCGTCCTGCCCGACGATCTCCGTCAGGCGCCGCCCGAAGTGGAACCGCACCCCGTGCTCGCGGTGCAGCTCGGCGAAGACCGCGCCGAGCTCGGGGCCGAGCACGCCGTGCAGCGGGGTCGGGCCGTGCTCGACGACGGTGACCTCGGCGCCGTACTCACGGGCCGCCGCCGCGATCTCCAGGCCGATCCAGCCGGCGCCGGCGATCACGAGGTGCCCGTTGTCCCGGCCGAGGGAGGTCAGGACGCCCTTGAGGCGCTCGGCGTGCGCGAGCCGGCGCAGGTGGTGCACGCCGGCCAGGTCGGTACCGGGGATGTCCAGGCGGCGGGGCTCGGCGCCGGTCGCGAGCAGCAGCTTGTCGTAGTGGACGACGGTGCCGTCCTCGCCGAACCGGACCGTCTTCGCGGTGCGGTCGATGGCGTCGACGGTCTGCCCGAGGTGCAGCTCGATGTCGTTGCGCGCGTACCAGGCGGGCTCGTGCACGAAGACGGTGTCGCGCTCCTCCTTGCCGAGGACGTACCCCTTGGACAGGGGCGGTCGCTCGTAGGGGTGGTCACGCTCGTCGCAGATCAGTATCACCCGCCCGGTGAAGCCCTCCGCGCGGAGCGTCTCGGCCGCCTTGGCGCCGGCCAGCCCGCCTCCGACGATGACGAATGTCTGATCCGCGTCGACCACTTCATGCCTCCTCGTAAGGTGCCGCCCCACGAGCGTCCCGCACCCAGCGTGATGCGGGAAGGGGGGGTGACCCGATCAGGCCACGCAGGGTCACTTTCGGGTGCCCGGGTCGCCGGGACGGGGGGCGGGTTCAGGACCGGCCGCTGAGGCGGGCGTGCAGGGCGCGGGCCGAGGCGTCCGTCAGGTTGGCGATCTGGTCGACGACGACGCGCTTGCGGGCGCGGTCGTCGCCGGCCGCGTCGAACAGCGCGCGGAACTGCGGGTCCAGTCCGTCGGGGGCGCGGGCGGTCAGCGCCTCGGCCAGCTCGGCGACGACGACGCGCTGGTCGGCGCGCAGCCGCTCCTGCTCGGCGCGCTGCATGACGTACCGGTCGGCGACGGCCTTGAGGACCGCGCACTCCATGCGGGTCGCGCGCGGCACGACGAGTTCGGCGGCGTACCGGGTGAGCCGCCCGCCGCCGTACGCGGCACGGGTCGCGCCCTCGGCGGCCAGGCAGAACCGGCCGATGAGCTGGCTGGTGGCGTCCTTGAGGCGGGCCTGGGCGACGGCCGAGCCGTCGTAGCCGTGCGGCCACCACTCCTGGTCGAGGAGCCGGTCCAGGGCCTCGGCGAGCTCGGCGGGGTCGGTGTCGGCGGGCACGTACCGGCCGACGGCGACGGCGAAGACGGCGTCGCGCTCCGGCTCGGCGTGCAGGCAGTTGGGGTCGATGTGCCCGGCGTGCAGACCGTCCTCCACGTCGTGCACGGAGTACGCCACGTCGTCGGACCAGTCCATGACCTGGGCCTCGAAGGTGGTGCGGGTGCCGGGGGCGTCCTTGCGGATCCAGTCGAAGACGGGCCGGTCGTCCTCGTAGACGCCGAACTTGGGCGACCGCGGGTCGGTGGGGTGGGCGCCGCGGGGCCACGGGTACTTGGTGGCGGCGTCGAGGGTGGCGCGGGTGAGGTTGAGTCCCACGGAGCCCTCCGGGGTGAACCGCTTGGGCTCGATCCGGGTGAGCAGGCGCAGGGACTGGGCGTTGCCCTCGAACCCGCCGCAGTCCTCGGCGAACTCGTTGAGCGCGACCTCGCCGTTGTGCCCGAACGGGGGGTGCCCCAGGTCGTGCGAGAGGCAGGCGGCCTCCACCAGGTCGGGATCACACCCGAGCGCCTCGCCGAGCTCCCGGCCGACCTGGGCGCACTCCAGGGAGTGCGTGAGACGGGTACGGGGGCTGGGGTCCCAGGCGTTGCTGTGCGTCCCGGGCGTCACGACCTGCGTCTTGCCGGCGAGCCTGCGCAACGCGGCCGAGTGCAGCACACGGGCCCGATCCCGCTGGAAGGCCGTACGCCCGGGGCGCTTGTCGGGTTCCGGTGCCCAGCGTTCGACTGCCGACTCGTCGTAGTACATGCGTCGACAGTACGGCGAGAGGGAGGGTACGGGGTGCCCCGCCGGCCCGCCGACGGGGACTTCGGCCGGGGCCGGCGCCGGCCTGAGGTCGTGGTGGGGGCCGCTACCGGCCTGCGGCGCCAGCCGGCTTCAGGTGGGCGGGGTGCGTGGGCCGCCGTCGCGGGGCGGCCGTGCGGTCGTCGCCGTCGAGCAGAGCGCGGACCGTCGCCGGGTCCTTGGCAGCTCGCGGCGCGGGCCGGAGTCGAGGCCGGGGCCGTGAGGGGCCGGTGCGGCCGTGGCGGTGGGCCGGCGAGCGGGCGGCGCGGGTGGCCCGTGGGGCCTGGGCGCGGCACGGAGGTTCAGGTCGAGGGCGGGCCCGTGGTGGTGGGCCGGCGGACCGGTGGGTGCGGTCCTCCGAGGCCCGGGCGGGGAGCGCCAGGTGCTCGTGGTCGTGGCTCAGCGAGTGGGGGGCCGTGGCCCGGGTGCGGCGTGAGTCCCCGGTTCAGGCCGTCGCCAGGGATGGGGTGGCCGTCGACGGGGCCGCCGTGTGGTCGTAGCGGTGGAGGAGGAGGTGGGCCATCGCGGGGTGGGTGCCCAGGGGGGACGAGGCGAGCCAGGGGGCCTGGTCGGCGCACTGGGTCGCGAAGCGGCCGGGGGCCGTGAAGTACGACGCCACCGCGACCCTGGTGCGGCCCCGCGCGGCGAGGGCCGCGAGGGCGTCGGGGACGGTCGGGGACGCCGTCGTGGCGTAGGCGGGGACGACCGGGACGCCCAGGCGGGCGGCGAGGAGGCGGGCCGTGCGTGCGGTGTCCACCTTGGACTCGGGGTCGCGAGAGCCTGCCGCCGCCAGGACGACGGCGGTCGTGCGGCGGGTGGCCTCGTCCTCGGGCGTGCGCCAGCCGGCCTCCGTCAGACGGGCGTGCAGCGCCTCCGCGAGGAGCGGGTGCGGGCCGAGCGCGCCGGCCACCCGGGCGCGGACCCGGGAAGCGGCGGCCATGCCCGGGATGTCCCGCTTGATGTGGTAGCCGCGGCCGAGGAGCAGGGGGACCAGGATCGCCTCGCGGTCGCCAAGGGCGGCGAGCGTGTCCGCGAGCAGCGGCTCGTTCAGCTCGATGTGCCCGAGGTGGACCGGCAGTCCGGGGCGCAGCGCGCGGACCTCGTCGAGCAGGGCGGTCACCGTGCGCAGGGCGCGCGGGTCGCGGCTGCCGTGGGCGACGACGACGAGCGCGGGGGGCTCGGGGCGGCGTCTGCCGTCGGGGCCGACGAGGGTGAGCTGGCGGGCGAGCTGGCTGCTGATCCGGTTCATGAGGTGCGCCGTACTGTCGAGGTGGGCCGTCGGGGACTCGTCGTGCAGGGGGTTCGACGCCGTCATGGACCGATGGTGGCGGGGTGAGGTTGCTGTGCCGTTTCGCGGGAATGACGGGTTCTTACGCCGGGTTCACGGTCCGGGCGGGGGCTGGTGTGAGGCCGTCTGACCTGCGGTTCCGTCCGCGCGGGGTGAAGACCGTCACGCGGGGGCGGGTGAACCGTGCCCGCCGCCGGGGCGTCCTGGGAGGCGGGGGCTCACGGGGAGCCGTACGGGAAGGGGGCCGGGATGCGTCTGCGGAGGCCGCGTCTGCCGCGCACCCGTGCCGGGCGCCGGCGGCTCGTGCGGGCCGTGATGGCCGCGGGCGTGCTGGCGCTGCTGCCGGCCACCTGGACGCGGCTGGCCACCGAGGGCCGGCTGCGCACCGCCGCCGACGTGCCGCGCACGGACGTCGCCGTCGTCTTCGGGGCCGGGCTGTGGGACGGCGAGCCGTCGCCGTACCTCGCGCACCGGCTGGACGCGGCGGCCGGGCTGTACCGGGCGGGACGGATCGAGGTCGTCCTCGTCACCGGGGACAACAGCCGCGAGGACTACGACGAGCCCGACGCGATGCGCGCCTACCTGGTCCGGCACGGCGTGCCCGACGCCCGGATCGTCAGCGACTACGCGGGCTTCGACACCTGGGACTCCTGTGTCCGGGCCAAGAAGATCTTCGGGGTCGACGAGGCGGTGCTGATCAGCCAGGACTTCCACATCCGGCGGGCGGTGGCGCTGTGCGAGGAGGCCGGGGTCGCCAGCTACGGCGTCGGGGTGGCCGCCCGGCACGACGTCACCTGGTACTACGGCGGGGTCCGGGAGCTGTTCGCGGCGGGCAAGGCGGCGCTGGACGCCGTCGTCGAACCGGACCCGCGCTTCCTCGGCCGGCGCGAGACCGGGGTCGCGGACGCGCTGGCCACGGCCCGGTAGCGGGCCTCACGGCGCCGCCGGGCGCGCGGGGAGGTCACCGTGCCGCCCGTGTAACCGGGGAGCCGCCGCGCACGTAACACGGCCGACGCACGCTGAACGGCATGCCGAACATCGCGACGCCCACGCACTGCCCGTACTGCGCCCTGCAGTGCGGTATGAACCTCACGCCCTCGCAGGACGGGGGCGTCGCGGTGGTCGAGCGCCCGGACTTCCCGGTCAACCGGGGCGCGCTGTGCGGCAAGGGCCGTACGGCGCCGGCGGTGCTGGCCCCCGGGGGCCGGCTGACCACACCCCTGGTGCGGTCCGGCGGGGCGCTCGTGCCGGCGAGCTGGCCGGAGGCCCTCGACCGGATCGCCGAGGGGCTGGCCCGCACCCGCGCCGAGCACGGCCCGGACGCGTGCGCGGTGTTCGGCGGGGGCGGGCTGACCAACGAGAAGGCGTACAGCCTCGGCA encodes:
- a CDS encoding vancomycin high temperature exclusion protein, which produces MRLRRPRLPRTRAGRRRLVRAVMAAGVLALLPATWTRLATEGRLRTAADVPRTDVAVVFGAGLWDGEPSPYLAHRLDAAAGLYRAGRIEVVLVTGDNSREDYDEPDAMRAYLVRHGVPDARIVSDYAGFDTWDSCVRAKKIFGVDEAVLISQDFHIRRAVALCEEAGVASYGVGVAARHDVTWYYGGVRELFAAGKAALDAVVEPDPRFLGRRETGVADALATAR
- a CDS encoding deoxyguanosinetriphosphate triphosphohydrolase, which encodes MYYDESAVERWAPEPDKRPGRTAFQRDRARVLHSAALRRLAGKTQVVTPGTHSNAWDPSPRTRLTHSLECAQVGRELGEALGCDPDLVEAACLSHDLGHPPFGHNGEVALNEFAEDCGGFEGNAQSLRLLTRIEPKRFTPEGSVGLNLTRATLDAATKYPWPRGAHPTDPRSPKFGVYEDDRPVFDWIRKDAPGTRTTFEAQVMDWSDDVAYSVHDVEDGLHAGHIDPNCLHAEPERDAVFAVAVGRYVPADTDPAELAEALDRLLDQEWWPHGYDGSAVAQARLKDATSQLIGRFCLAAEGATRAAYGGGRLTRYAAELVVPRATRMECAVLKAVADRYVMQRAEQERLRADQRVVVAELAEALTARAPDGLDPQFRALFDAAGDDRARKRVVVDQIANLTDASARALHARLSGRS
- a CDS encoding sirohydrochlorin chelatase, with product MTASNPLHDESPTAHLDSTAHLMNRISSQLARQLTLVGPDGRRRPEPPALVVVAHGSRDPRALRTVTALLDEVRALRPGLPVHLGHIELNEPLLADTLAALGDREAILVPLLLGRGYHIKRDIPGMAAASRVRARVAGALGPHPLLAEALHARLTEAGWRTPEDEATRRTTAVVLAAAGSRDPESKVDTARTARLLAARLGVPVVPAYATTASPTVPDALAALAARGRTRVAVASYFTAPGRFATQCADQAPWLASSPLGTHPAMAHLLLHRYDHTAAPSTATPSLATA